cccTTAACATTTATTCTTTTTGTCACTCTGATTCTcaaccttaaattttaattaaattgctTTCTTTTAGACGGAAAAGTTAATCagacaattaaaaatttaacgacACGGATGTAGTCACTCTCGTAGCATACTATGTATACTtcgtaaaaataataaaaattcaacaagttACAAAAATGTTCAAAAAAGTTTTAGAACAATTATCCATGCAGATAGCCACGTAGGCTATCACATTTGtgctattaaaattataacaattcaATCGACTTTTCCGTCTAAAAAGAGAACGATTtgactaaaaattaaaagttgagggttaaagtgataaaaaatagaccaaattaagtgataaaaTGGGTAAAGGTTAGGGGCTAAATTTGTTTCGATGCCAATTAAAAATGCATATActtattatgttttttaattttataagaagaattattatttaaaaagattttgagagataaatgttattttactaattttattgcAATTATAAAATTCATCGACGACATGATAATAATGTCAAATTGTTTGACTTCGCTAACAAGAACAACTGAATAGAATGTGggtgattttatgttttcttaattaaataataaaattttacattctaaCCATGATAATGTATTGAATAATCTTATATTTTGCAAATCAAACTCCATAGGCAAAAAGAATGTTAGTGTTATGTTCTAATTTGTTTTTGCAAGTGAAGCTTACTCCATCAGTTCCTTCCACTGATGGTGGATTTTTGTTGTTCTATTATAGAGATTGgattaagaaaaaagaataaaataatatcaaatgtCAACAACGTtattaacatttattatatattttaaaagtttttatgattttgtacATGAAATGTTTTATTTGGAATTAGATTGCAAATATCAAAcgtttattatattatattttaatcttatttaattCCTTTTAATAGTATTGgagctaaattttaaaattttgttttattaattattaaaatttatatgaatcaCTGTAATCGATACGGTTCTATGGTGTAGTGGTTAGCACTCTGGACTTTGAATCCAGCGACCTGGGTTCGACTCCCGGTAGGACCTTTTTGCTCTTAGAAAAGAGAAtctcaaaatcataattttttgaataagcaCTTCCCATCTTACTTTGAGATAAAGGTTCAATCGAAGTGTTGAAGCTTGCAACATCAAAGGAATCTGCTAGGATTACATTTTGTAATGTAAGAAACCAAAGAAAACCTCAGAAGTTGTATTTTTGCTAAGGAACGAAAAATAACTGGAAACTGAACTAAAACCAGGACCAAGGAAATAACAAACACCAACACATCCGAGGTGGCAAGAAGCCCCACAGGAACAAAGATGTGTCTCAAGCCAAGAGCGCTCATATTGGCACTTGCATTCGCTGCTGAAAATTAAGCTTAGTGTTaccttaataatttaaacatgtttgtTGATTTATTAGTCTTTGGGTAGCTTTCATTTCAACCTTAGAAAATATTCTTCTTTGTTTGCTTGAGTGATATGGGTACTTGATTTTATGGCTTCATTAAGATATTGGTGCAGTTTCAGGGCGTTAGATGGGGCTTTGGGGTGTTTGCTGTGTTAGGAGGATAAGAACAGCCCGTGGGGCAGCCCTTTTTATGTGAAGGATCCACGGTCTCAAATCCCACAATTTAGAAGGAAGGCCTTTTAGATATATACCAGGCATTGGAAGTGGCCAGATATGATATTCAGCACTGTGATTGGTGGGCTGGACAAGATTTGCTCGCAATCATGCTTCTTCATGAAAAGGTTAAAAGGCCTTTTTCAATCTCGATGTTTATCTTTACCTATTAATCTTTTGGGAAGCTTTTCTTTGCATTAGCTTGTTGGATATGGTTGTAGGCAGTGGAAGCGTTGAATCCTTTGGCTCGTGAATTCAAGTCTATGGGCACCATGAAGAAGGAGCTCACAGAATTGCAAGGAGAACTTGCACAAGCTCACATACAGGTAGCCAAAATTAGAGGTTAATGGAACTGCGAGGTAGATAAACTGTTATTCTTATAGTTTCTACTAGGAGATGCAAGCAACAACAAGGATTACAGAAAAATCCAATGATTCTGGGTCAGACTTGAATTAATTACCATAAGTATcataataatgataatagtaaaaaaagaataatCACAATACGTTCCGATTCAAATTGATTGCTTCGAGACATGGGTTATTTTTTGTGGAAACAATGGCAAATCCAGGATGTGTCCAGAACACCTGTGCACATAGAGCATGTCCTCTGCACCTTGGTTCAGTGAACGAAGGTCATATCCAATGTACCTACCATCATTAGTAAGATTTGAAGAAGTTTAAAGCCACTCGGTATCGTATTTTTCTGAAAAGGAAAGACATATACTGATGAATGGTTTACACACTAGATATGCTTTCACTGATATCCAGTCCATCAATGTGTTTAACCAGTTGTAGAATATATATGTCAGAGTAGGATACACATGagatggaaaatatttaaaactgccatctacaatttcattgcttctTTTATTTCAGTGTTAAAACAGAGTATCTTCCTTGCTTCTTTTATTTCAGTGTTAAAATAGAGTATCTTCCTTATTTGTGTTGCATACTTACTGTGGCATTCGAACATCTCAGTTTGGTGAAGTTCTTGACACCGTCATCAGGGCTCCAAGGATACTGGAACCATTATCCTATTGATATGGAATTTCGACCACAACACATCTTCACCAGGTTCATGTATGCTATTACCTtcataaacaaagaaaacaagacTATTATATAGAATGTTGTCATGGAGGCATGTCTCATTTTTCCAGTATTTAGGTAGTGGATTAGCGGGCTTAAGTAGTTAAAAACctagttgaaaattgaaatccTTGGCTGCATAACCAAATGACTTTCTGACAACATTTGGTAGCTATGATCTACCATTCACGTGATAGTGCTTATGACTAACCTTTTGAAAGCAGCTAAACTTGGAAATTCCCATGTACAACATGTAATCGTTACCAGATTTTTTCGAGACTATGGTCACCTTTTTGCTTTTGTATTGTCTTTCAAGACTTGAGAAAAGAGACCATGTCAGTGGCATTAAGCATTTATATGAGCCTGTGTCTTTCCTATCATTGGTGTTTGAATGGGCAGACATGTATGATATTTTATCACACAAATTTGACATTGAAAAGAAGGCTGATTTATTGATATACTAATCAACACCTTATCACacaacaaagaaacaaaaaatccAGAATATACAGAAGCAATCTAAACCCCTTATTACCCCATCAAGATTCTTCaccaaaagggaaaattttagatAGCAGAGCCACAAAAGGGGCAGAACCTGAACTCGGGCTCAACAAGCCTGTCACAAAAACGGCAACGCAGAGAATCTGAAACGGCAGCAGATGAAGAATCGATCTTGGGAGGTGGAAAAGACAAATCCTCAGGGAAGAAAAGTTTGCAATTGTTACAATGCAAGAGTGGATCTTTCCCAGGCCATGTCCAAACAGGCACAAAGAAAAGCTTCAATACTTTCTCGTACTCCACAAGATCAGCTCTGGAACCACAGTTTATGCACCTTCCCACACCAGATTTCAGCACTTGTCTTGCTTGTTGCTCTAATCCACCcacaaagaaaaagaacatcttctcttctttttagtttttgaaagCTAGGATTGTTTGCCTGTGTTCTTCTGGGGTTGGATTGAAGCTCTCGCCTTTTATTGATGAAAACGGAAGCGTAGGAATATAAAGTTTAAGCTAAAAAAAGAGCAAAGTGGAGAGTTCTGGATTTTTCTTCGGTATCAAGGTATTAGGCAGTGTAAGGTTATAGACATGAGTgggccttttatttttttttatttttatggaaatttCATTTAGCAAAGAAAAGGTATAAGCAAAACGGGAACACAAGTCCTATCCAGACAAAAGCCCATTAAGTTATAGACTCACCTACAttgaatagagaaaatttgatCTCATACCCATTAAAGCCCCAAAATACTAGTCAACCTAAATTTTATGACAAAGAAAAGCACTCTCATTGCTTGAATCAAACCTCCCTATCAAAATGGGGAACAAAGAGATTCTCGTGATAGTAGAAATATCCCTAACTTGAATCAATAAATGCAATAGAATCTTAGACAAAATTAAGTTTTTGTGGAAGCTCAATAGACCAAATGTActacccctaacccgtatccatcgtcgGAACCGGGTTACAAAGCAtaccggagtttacagatcaaacaaacaaaaatttcaaacatttcatgtcatataatattcaaatcatatatcaatcaaactcatatatattgtcccttattcgagccctcgaggcccagaTACGTGTTAGAAATAATTCGGGACTAATTCAGAAACTCGGAGAATTTTTcgaaatacattaaaaattttcaatactgcaggggtcacatggccttGTGGtcaagccgtgtgactcacacggctggaagatacgcccgtgtctcaagccgtataagcattcgaaatagggatacacgaccatgtcctagcccgtgtccgtgcccgtaTAACTTTCTGACTTGGGTTACACAGCCAAACCACgtgcctgtgtgccaggccgtgtaccatttcgaaatggcctcacacgcatGTATACTAGTCGCGTGTCTCACACAGCTGAGTCACAGACCCGTGTGTCTGgtcgtgtggacctaaaatgtgtctttaacaacaattttgtcattttctaCATTCTGGGAcattaaaaaactcaaaaaccatttacttaaccatttcaaaacacgatcaaacacattcaaaacatgtcaaaacaatcatcctaggtgcctaactAATATACCCTTATTAGTtccacatttatatcatcaattcatatcatcaaagcatcattcaaatccaaattataaacaaatcaaattcaatccattttgcCTAGTTCATAAGCATTTAAACACCAACTTAAATTCACATGTACATATTTAGATTTGGTTCAATTTaccatgccataatatggcttcagaaacaaacacatgtttatatatataccaaaccaatattaaacttataacctcatttacaatcaGTCCAtgaaataactattatttagacaccctaggtacatgccgacacaaaagataaacatcaccacatttgagtacgggatcgttgttggatgctaaATCGGCGTTCAAAggttaagtacctaacctgcgtacggaaaacaaaactgtacgctgagtaaaactcagtggtatttctacaatCCGAATCTTTAAagacaatataatataatatgcacaATTGAATTTTAAGCACATATTAATGTCTAATATCATGACTATCATATgctatcatatttcatttgttgaaCAATTTCCCAATTCACATAATtgctatatcaataattattctAATATCAAGCCATATTTATTTGTACAATGACATTAGCCATTTAATACTTAATTCATGAATACATCATTTCATACCATACTCAATTCTCATCACTTGCTATtcaatagcttttcacaatttgatccacATATCATTCAAACAATAGCATTAGccattccatattcaattcatgagtatataactcatatattccatgtatttacaacatatttcacattctattttcaattcattactatatcacttccatttctcataccatgccatttcaatatctattatagaactttattatttatttacccctattaacacgactcggactcggacgggtacatggatccaaccaacataccagtttggcacccagtgcctcatcagataaTCCGAAGTAATATGCGCTATATAaatttgacacctagtgtctcatcagttaaaccgaagtaaagtggcacccagtgcctcatcgacttgAAGTCGAAAAAatctctgaactcttcctatcttatggcatgtcatttatatccgactcagcccgatacagttaatagggttccaattcactttccaaatacaactaatatccaattatcatatttgcacatatatattcatatatatatatatatatatatatatatatatatatatatatatatatatatatatcaattcaatccaattcaatcAACTTTAAATCTATTCAATAGTCAAAGTGCCAAATGCTCACCTCAACCACTTTCCATATACATTAAACCAAAAaacaacaattaacaactaagtttagattatagaaatacaaacaaGGAATTTTGAGCTATTTgacgtcgattttatccttccctTTTTTAGTCAAGGATtccggtacgacgttagctacgaaattaaaacaattaaaattcatcaatataacacaatccaatttcatattgaatatttcaattttgactcaatatttgcctaaatttcaatttagtccctaaaccgagactaactttattcttcacatttaattctatattttcatacaaattccactttaaactaaatttaactccctattttcacttaaatccctagattttaaattttttcacaatttcatccctattactcaaaatttataatttattctacaatttaatcaattttcatttctagcttaaaaatctatcaatttaatccctaatactaaaattgttcaacattaacaacctttaaaaactcaatcaatgctaaaatttcaacatgggtcGGGTAAGCCTAGGTACCGagattctaaaaacataaaaattataaaaaaaatggactaaattaactaaccaattgaactttaaACCCCAGAAATCCCTAAGCCGTGCGTTGGaccttctttctctttttctttt
This genomic stretch from Gossypium raimondii isolate GPD5lz chromosome 6, ASM2569854v1, whole genome shotgun sequence harbors:
- the LOC105774354 gene encoding uncharacterized protein LOC105774354; this encodes MFFFFVGGLEQQARQVLKSGVGRCINCGSRADLVEYEKVLKLFFVPVWTWPGKDPLLHCNNCKLFFPEDLSFPPPKIDSSSAAVSDSLRCRFCDRLVEPEFR